The Labeo rohita strain BAU-BD-2019 chromosome 22, IGBB_LRoh.1.0, whole genome shotgun sequence genomic sequence ATGTTTGTGGCCATTCTGAGCGAGAGGCTGTTTTTGTCGCGCCGAGAAGAGGAGCAGGATAATCGCGCTAGCTGCGTGTGTAACAGGATTGCTCGGGGCTTTGACGGAGGATGTATTGGCCACCGCCTGACGGGCAAACCCTTCCCCCACACGCAAGCATCATCCCCGGGGGAGGCGACCTGGAGGTCACAGCGCTGGGGAACGGGCTTAAAGAGCTCGGGAACGTGCACAGAGTCCTATATTTTCACAGGCGAACGATTGGTGCTTTAACAAATTTGGGGAACGTAGTTAGTGTAATGTAGAAACTGTAAGCGGATGTTGGAAAACAGACTTTAATTTTACTTACGTATATCATTAGATAGTAAATGTTACtaacattattcaaaatgaaCATATTTAATTCTGTATCCAGAGAGATCGCACCATCCAGAAACGTTTTACACTCTGACACCATTTAAAATCTTTGATTATGTCTGATATTTTGACCAAACTCCATTGAAGTTTGATCAGAAGTAACACAAGTGTTACTGGTGTGTTGAGTTTTGGATGGCCAATTTagaaaacctaaaaataatgtacgttaaataaattcttattgtatcttattatattttaaaatattgtattgcGAAATCCTGGTGTTAACCAGTAGCAAACGAGTCACAAATTCAATCAAAACAGACACTATTTGAAGactataaaatgtacaattctgAAGGGATAATAAACGACAACGATAATGTTATCTACTGATAAGAAAGAGACATTGCATCTTTCAGAGCAATGCTCAAATATGTGACAGTAAGAATGTAGCTTAGATTATGATATGTTCCGTCTAACATACGTTTAAACAACGGACACTCCCGAAACTTCTAAAATAAATCCCGAAATAAACAGGTCATTAGGCCTAATTTAACACGGCGAGGGCTTTAAAGGATATTAGAATTCTTCAGATGACACAAATGCTCCCCATtcattaaaatctaaataaataagaggCGAGTGTGGTGGGCTTTTGTATTGTTGTTTAATCTGATCTCTTCAAGGCCGCCCTATACCTTCCCCCATGCAGCCTTCATTTATACATGCAAGGGGTCTCTCTCTCCCCCCGTCCCACCCTCTCCAGCTCTCCATTGTGTTCAGTGCCCGAGGCTCTGTGCTTCGCGTTTTCTCGCGGAATAAAGAGACAGAGGAAGGGGAAGAGACGAGTGAGTGGCCATCAGCGCCGGTGTTAATGTCCGCTCATCCAGACATTGTCACTTGCAGGCGTGATCTGTCATTCAAACCCGTCAGACCAGCAGAGAACGGGCCGAGTCACCGTCTGCACTTGTGAAAACGGTAGAAGTGCTCCAGAAATAcgtaatatctatctatctatctatctatctatctatctatctatctatctatctatctatctatctatctacctatctatctgtttgtctatctatctgtctgtctatctatctgtctgtctatctatctatctatctatctatcagatTTGACATAGTAcaaacaataatacaaaaaaacccTTTAATTAAAAGGCAGAAATTGTTGAAAACAAGTGTTggcatagacagacagacagatagatagatagatagatagatagatagatagatagatagatagatagatagatagatacaaatAATGCAAAACCAAAATTGATTAGCTTGGTATAATTggcttaattattataactttaaataaataaataaataaatgtctacttatgttataataataataataatacaaaaacacagttcATTAAAGAACTCATCAAAAGGCTGAAAttgttgaaaacaatgttttattatgAGGTACAATGTTGTATTATATAACTTCACAATAActgtaaaacttaaataaataataaataagtattcaaatttttgttttgcttatttaaaataataataataataatactaacaatAATACACTATTATTAAGGGACTACTAATAATggcctttttaaaataaataaataaataaatatgtttattaagaGATGTCACATAGGGTAActaagatttaaaatatatttatgattaataaatatctctaaaatatgtttgactttttcaattaataattattatttacctAACTTACACTTCTCATAactgtaattaataatttacatgCTCAGATGGATGACACGGAACTCCAGGCAGACGTTCTGCAGTGTTGCCCTATCAGGGTCATCGTGTCGGCAGTGTCCCGTTGGGTGGGCCGATGGCTGGGTCAGTCTAATTGTCTGCTATTGAATTACCTAATGGAATGTGAAAATCAGAGGAGGCGTGTCACGGGGTCGCGCTCAACAGTCAGAGCGGCGGCGCGCTCCAGTCCCGCTGCTCAGGGCGAGAACGGACCTCAAATCTCCTCCGCGGGCGAGAGACGGGAAACGGATCGCTTTTGAAACGATCGTGTTAAATGGATTAGTTTCTGATGTTTGTTACTGACTGAAATCGCAAAGCAAATTATGTTTGTATGTGTCGTATTTTAGAAGGTTAATTACACGCTAAACATCTTaaactagcattttactagTGCTTTTACAAGTATAGTTagaaaaattctgtttttatatgtatatatttatacatgcaGCCTTTACGTCATTGACTAAAATAGCATATGCACTCAAAATATACACtttcaattttaatgtttttgatgtaaacaaaaaaaaaaaaagttttgcatcAACTCTCCATAgcctattttttaaaagtagaatATCATGAATTTAATTAACAAACGTCTGATTCTTCATTAGTAGAATCTGATGATTAGCCCACTGCTCGCCAagatatgaatatttttatataaatatctatCAAGCATGCAGCCTTTTTACTTCAGCTTCAACCCACTTTACTTTCAAGATATTACTCTTTGACTTATTGgtttattttcaaatatcatGAGTCATATTAGGCTTCTCGGCCGAACATATGGTGATGGTCTGCGTTAGAAGACACGTGAAAATAATCTCATAGGCGCTGGGAAGTGATCGCTGGTTTGCGGAGATAAACGCGGTCGATACGAGCGGTTAATAACGGAACAAGAGCTCCTCCAAGTGGATACCGATGATATTACAAGAACACCAGCAAGGTTGAAGAGGACGATCAACGATGTGGGGCTTGGGAAAGCAAGATTATTTTCCTCAGATTGTATTCAAATAGCtgataatatacactaccagtcaaaagtttttgaacagtaagattttctaatgttttttgaaatctcttttgctcaccaagcctgcatttacttgatccagtatcacagcaaaaacatttgtactatttaaaataacagttttctatttgaatatattttaaaatgcaatttattgctgtaatttcaaagctgaatttttagcatcattactccagtcacatgatccttcagaaatcattttaatattctgatttgctgctcaaaacatgtattattattatgttgactGAGTAGAATTTAGAGTAgaactgagtagaatttttcaagtttctttaaagaacagaaagttcagaagaacagcatttatttgatatagaaatcttttgtaacattataaaagtctttatcatcacatttgaatctttctattcatgaaactcaactgttttaaatattgataataataataataataaaaatgtttcttgaacagcaaatcagcatatttgaatgatttctgaaagttcatgtgacactgaacactggagtaatgatgctgaaaattcagctttgatcacaagaataaattatgttttaaaatacgcAATTTAcaacattactgcttttgttgtattttggatcaaataaattccggcttggtgagcagaagagaattacattacacattacacATTATACTGAAGTTACTAGCAATTTGtagatcatatatatatatatatatacagtgggtacggaaagtattcagacccccttaaatttttcactctttgttatattgcagccatttgctaaaatcacttaagttcattttttttcctcattaatgtacacacagcaccccatattgacagaaaaacacagaattgttgacatttttgcagatttattaaaaaagaaaaactgaaatatcacatggtcctaagtattcagaccctttgctgtgacactcatatatttaactcaggtgctgtccatttcttctgatcatccttgagatggttctacaccttcatttgagtccagctgtgtttgattatactgattggacttgattaggaaagtcacacacctgtctatataagaccttacagctcacagtgcatgtcagaacaaatgagaatcatgaggtcaaaggaactgcctgaagagctcagagacagaattgtggcaaggcacagatctggccaaggttacaaaaaaaatttctgctgcacttaaggttcctaagagcacagtggcctccataatccttaaatggaagacgtttgggacgaccagaacccttcctagagctggccgtccggccaaactgagctatcgggggagaagagccttggtgagagaggtaaagaagaacccaaagatcactatGGCTGaactccagagatgcagtctggagatgggagaaagttgtagaaagtcaaccatcactgcagccctccaccagtcggggctttatggcagagtggcccgacggaagcctctcctcagtgcaagacacatgaaagcccgcatggagtttgctaaaaaaacacctgaaggactccaagatggtgagaaataagattctctggtctgatgagaccaagatagaactttttggccttaataagcggtatgtgtggagaaaaccaagcactgctcatcacctgtccaatacagtcccaacagtgaagcatggtggtggcagcatcatgctgtgggggtgtttttcagctgcagggacaggacgactggttgcaatcgagggaaagatgaatgcggccaagtacagggatatcctggacgaaaaccttctctagagtgctcaggacctcagactgggccgaaggtgtaccttccaacaagacaatgaccctaagcacacagctaaaataacaaaggagtggcttcacaacaactctgtgactgttcttgaatggcacAGCCAGAGCACCACCAacatttaccatccaacctgacagaactggagaggatctgcaaatccaggtgtgaaaaacttgttgcatctttcccagaAAGAAtgtcatggctgtattagatcaaaagggtgcttctactaaatactgagcaaagggtctgaatacttaggaccatgtgatatttcagtttttcttttttaataaatctgcaaaaatgtcaacaatcctgtgtttttctgtcaatatgcggtgctgtgtgtacattaatgaagaaaaacaatgaacataaatgattttagcaaatggctgcaatataacaaagagtgaaaaatttatgggggtctgaatactttccgcacccactgtgtgtgtgtgtatatatatatatatatatatatatatatatatatatacatgatcTACAAATTGCTAGTAACTTCAGTGTCACTAAATCAATAATCATTCTAATTATACATAACTGTTATACAGTAGCCtattatttaagtatttcaTCATAAAATAGACCTAAGGCAGGTTAGATGCCATACTGAATTTAACAAGGATGAAAACGAGGCTGTGAAGTTGCTATCTTTTACAATGTAACGCACTGAACAAAGGTCCGAGATCACATAATTTCACAACCCACAATTTTCCAAAcggttttattacatttttgtctaaTTCTAGTCTACTTTTCATCAGTACAGTCCATTGAACATAGTCTACTTCAatccctcacagcctcgttTTCATTCCCGTCAGAAATTAAACAGGGTGCTACAAGTTAAGTGTTGTAAGCTGAGtaaaaatatgtgtaaaacCTAGGCTATAAAAAGGTTATTACATCATATTTAATGTTACAAGAAAGGTCAAAATGAAGTCAGGGAGACACGTGAAATGCTCAGGACTAACCAGTGGCTCATGATGACTAAAATCCTTGAAGACAATTGCAGACATACTGCAAGTCACATGTCCTACTGGGCTGAAGGTCACCAAcctatagacagacagacagacagacagatagatagatagatagatagatagatagatagatagatagatagatagatagatagatagatagaacaggTTCACTTCACTGTTGCTTACTTTCAAAAGGTCTCGTTtggtttttaataattgtactttaaaatctattttagcTAGCTAATTTACATTAGCGAACATTCGCTTGAATTAAGGTTATATTGAgattgaataaattaagtttaaaagtCCCTCAGTTGCAGCCAAAGCGCTTGAGGAACAGTAGTAACGTCATGACGCACGACGTCGACGTCACGCGGTAGGCCCGTGTCATGTGACCGGTATTGCAAGGAAGCCAGTccatcagaaaaatcctcccGAGATGAATCGAACAATTATGAACACCGTGTTCGCGTTTTTATGCGTTTTATCAGGTAAATCGACGTTATACTTTGTCTTTTAGATGTACGTGCTTGTACTTCGTCGGGTCGGTGTGTTTTTAGCGTATGTTTATTGAAATAATGGCGACTGCAGTGAGATGCCATAATCCGCAGTCATGTAACGTTAAATCGATCCAATATCTCTCGTTCATGCAATTCAATTAATCAAATTCAATTAAGTTATGACAATTTGCTACGATGTTGTGTTTATCTTGCTTTATGCTGTTAAATAAAATCGGTTTTGCTATTAAATGTTGGTAGTGAATGAGGAAGCCCTAGCAGGTCATGTGACAGTCATGGTTCATTTAACAAATCCAACATTGTTGATCTATATTGTGGTTATGATAGTATTATTATGAGTTTTAAACGATCGTTGTGTTAGGAAAGGACTTTGCAATCTTTTAGATACCCAAATATGATCGGTCTTGTGTGACTTATTGATGTTTGACAATTGCTTGTTCgacagttaaatgtttttatgtataaatacgcaaaaataaataaataaataaataaataacaataataataaataaataataataataataataaatactacaaatatGTGTGTAAGATTCTTTGGAAAAATATTTAGGttgttacattttgttgtttttattatttgtatggaTATATTCCCCTTTTatgtttattgtaattaaatgtattcattaagCTATTTTAatctctgtcattaattattttacatggtttaaactgtttttctgtatgCTTTTCACAGATCtgaaaatgtctgaatgtcattCCATCAGACTTGTCGAAACAAGTGTCaattattgcaaaaaaataaaaataaaaataataataataaagtgtgaGAATATATCAGCATTGTTTACTGTCTTATTTTTCATTAGGTGTTTTGGGCGACAGTTTGACTGTTCTGCGCAGCCCGCAATACGTGACTTTCCGTGATGGACAATGGCGCATATCGGGAGAAAAGATCCCTGATTTAGTTGCCCTGACCATGGGCTTCTCCATCCGTGAGGTATAACATCTATTTAATCGTGTAATGGCATTTGTGATGTCTTCTCTGTATTAAGCTTGTGGTTTTGCTTGCAGGATCTTGATTGGCCAGGTCTGGCCGCTGGCTCGCTGTTCCAACGCCCGCGTGCGAACGCTCTGATCGTCGTGCGCGGTTTGGACAGCCTCGACTTTCCGAAAAACATTTCCTCTTACCCTGTTGAAAATGTGAGTGATGCATTCTCACGTGCATGagctatttttaatttctgtggTTTATGAATGCAGTAGACGTCTTTGTCTCTCgctttttattgcttttatgtttttgattcaacaTGTTGGTtgtcagtttaactgttaaataaataagcaaagtAAAATAACTCCCCTTAGACCCTAAAAACAGAAAGAATTGTTCCACAGCTAATTGAGGATGTTTCAAGATTGAGTAGCCGTGTAGTTTCCCTGCTAGACTTCCCTTTTTCTATATCATGAGACTACTGGCACTttgtctctctatctatctctctgtctggtTTCAGCCGGTTCCCTTCACTCTGGACAGTGTGGCAAACACAGTGCACACTCTGTTTGCCGACAGCACACCTGTGGTCTTGCAGCTCGCCCCTAGTGAGGAGGTAAGACCTCAGCGAATCTCTGGTCTATTATGACTCAAACACTAACCACATAAGTGATGCTTGCAAACACACAAAGTGTTCTGCAGATAAGGATGCATGTGAGATgcttaaaaagttgaaatgagACCTACTTCAAAGAATATTTATTTGGACTGGCCTGTTTTTAAAAAGGCAAGGTAGCAgaaatattgtacattttatcaAGTATTAAGTTCAAAGATTGTAGTTTTTAATGATTAAGTtgtagctctttttttttttttaaattgttcttttatgttattatttgtcTTATGTCTCTTTTATTAAATTGTCTTGTGTAATAAGACACTAAAAATAGAAAGACGACTTGCTGACGTGTCTGAAGTGCTTATTATGTTAATTCCAaaatagtttacatttattataaattgtttatGATTAgtaaagtaaatacatttttctttaacaaaCTGAGAAGtctaagttgtttttttttgtgaagacAAACccagaacatttatttaataaccgTCTAATATTAAGTAATGTCttgattgtgtgtgtttcagaggcTGTATATGATGGGAATGGCCAACACTGTTTTTGAGGACCTGCCTGTGACTCTGCAACAGATCCGTGGACGTCTGTCCCAGGACGGATCCGTCCTCACGTCCCTTCCTCTCATCTCTCTCAGCCGTAATAACGAGGTGAAGACATTGTCATGTAACACTCACAGTGTTGAGCTCTAATTTGTCCATAGATGtcaaataactaattaaaaatctgtctacagggtttgtacaaggtgcttaatgtgcttgaagtacttgaattattttttatttaaggcctggaaaacatttgaaaatagcaatattcctgaaagGGAATTtagaaaagtgcttgaattatttaaagacaaataagcacatatcttttcaaaaaacatacctttttttttttgcttatttcggTTAATGTCTAgcaagctaagccagtagtagtactgacaatgtCAAATAAGCATTACTGAAGACACGAAAAGAGGAAGAGAAGAACCAAATCAATCAAGTTATCTTTGCTGGAAACttgtgactttgatcattcatttcaagtgatgcactagcaaaaaccagatcaaattaagtGTGCCATTTCTTTTTGAATTTCGACGTTGCTTGTGAATTTCCGATCCAAGTCAAATGATGTCCAGTCCACACtctgagtcctgatctgaaatgatggtttgggatcattattcagatcagcacttcagagtgtggatcacgaatcatttgatttagatctgaactttcaaactgatcatttcacatcatgattttaaaattgGGTGAAATGGACCTTTTTGAAACTTAGAATTAGTTAAACCATCGTGTCGCAAAATGATTTGACTGTTTTGAAGCTCTCCAATCGTATCGTGAATCAATTCAATCAAATCAATCACTTGCTTTGGATTGGAACTTTGTgcattgtgaatcatttgattcatattcAGACTTTGGAGCGCGTAtcttgaatcatttgatttagaaaggaaggggtttgtgaatcattccACGAAGTGAATGatacaaattaaatgatttacaatgcctgatttgaagtcccgatccgaaacaaatgattcgcaatatgtgaagttctgatctaagtcaaatgatttgtgctCGATGCTCcgaatcctgatctgaaatgatggtttgcgaatcattattcagatcaggactttgcaAGGAGTACGCAAATCACTtgctttagattggaactttgcgtattgtgaatcatttgattcacattGGGACTTCGGAAcacgtattgtgaatcatttgatttagatcagaacagGTTTGTGAAACATTTAGGGAAtttaatgattcaaatcaattttgaagtcccaatctatATTGAATGATTTGCAGTAAACAAAGTTCTAatttaagtcaaatgatttgcgctcagagtcctgatctgaaacgaTGGTTCACatatcattattcagatcgggacttcagagggTGAATCTTAAATCATGTGATTTAGATCGTAACTTCAGAGTGAGTACGCAAATATTTTGCTTTAGATCTGAACTTTGCGTATCGCGATtcgcaaataatttgattaaaattggCACTTCAGAGCATGTATTGCGGATTTAGATCGGAATgagttcgtgaatcatttctcGGATTGAATGATTCCAGTGAAATGACTGGCAATGCATGATTTGAAGTCCCAAACTAAATATTTCGTGAAACCATGATTCATGGTCTGTGCTCTGAGTCATGATTTGAAAtgatggtttgtgaatcattattcagatcgagacttcagagcacgcaaatcatttgatttagattgaaaTGGGTTAATGACTGGCGAAATGTAATTTGAaatcccaatctaaatcaaatgattcacagtcCGTGCtcagagtcctgatctgaaatcaTAATTCAGATGGGGACTGGGAGCGTAGAGCGCAGATCACGAATATTTcaatttagatcagaacttcaaaaTAGGTTTGCAGATCTTTTACTATAGATCAGAACTTTGCCTATCGCAAATAATTTGATACatatcgggactttggagcgtgaatcgcaaatcatttgcaTTAGATCGgaacaggtttgtgaatcaaTTTGcgaatttaataatttaaatcaaGTAATTTGAGATatgtgatttgaagtcccgatgtAAATCATATGATTCGCAATACACAAAATTCCTTTCTAAGATTTGCGCTCCAAACTGTGAGTCCTGACCTGAAACgatggttcgcaaatcattattcagatcaggatttcagaGTGTGGATCACAAATCACCTCATTTAGATTCATCTCATTTAGTGTGGATTGAAAATGATTTGATTCACTTCGGGACTTCagagtagggctgggcgataattcgaTAATCGTAACGAAACAGCGCAACTCATTTGAATCGCGCCACATGGACCGTTTATCCACTCGGACGAAAGTTCAAACTGAGCTCACTAGAGAAGATGCATTTATGCAGCACGGACGCGCCTGGAAAAACCGAGCTTGTCGCATCTGTTATGAGCACAGCTGAATTcacttgaattcagcgatgaacacaaatgactctgtgattcaaactagtttaaaactgtgtgcaacgagacagtcagaaggcATTTCAATCTACAcgtcgccatcatttaccatggatttactgtagtaacactcatTGCAAcgtggtattgtggcagcaatgtgggatattcacattgaattttattacatgagtaatggtatataattatagtatgtatgtatttgagattaagctatagcatgtgtgcatttatactgaatgtttttagactactgtttttcatacaaataggctacctataaaaccatgtagttataatattttaccatggtattgaggtaccattatgtgtggttttacttttgtttatcatgatttaaaatgcatgcttgctactatggggaaaaaaaaaaaaaactgggtcagactaaatttaaccatataaaactgaggttgctacaatttttacaaatgttactgattgataattaacaaaattttacctctgcatcctcaagctactatctaagagataaaaaagtgatattattattattatccgacaatcttgatttgaaacatataactcattagaacatgcagaaattattttttctatttagatatttattttgttaaggaaaattaacGGTCTGGTTTCTactttcactttggagcaaaaatctgactttaaacttgaaagaaataaagatttgacattactcgtgataattatcgatatcgactaatatgaaaaaaattattgtgataattttttggcCCGTATTGCCCAGCCCTAAAGTAGAGCatgtattgcgaatcatttgtttcagatcaggatttcggaACAATTTCGTACATgttattttctgatttttatttttttcattaaacagTAGAATCATCAAACCATTAAGACAGTACAgttatcaaaacaaaacaaaacaaaaagaagagaaagtgtacacaaatacaaatcccttcactttattattgctgtttttattagtatgttttaaattatctatctatctattatctagatatctatctatctgtctatcatttatttattagtctGTACAGTTTTCACACAACTTTATACAGACATTGACTGTAACAGTTTCAGAAGCATTTTTCGGTCATCATAGGAAGTGGCTTCTGCCTTACCGAAATGATCGACATGTGAAAGTAGTTGCTGCAGATAGAAGCCATTGTTCAGTAGATGCATGTTGGCTTTTGTTTCCAACCCTAAACTAGGCGTTGGCGTTGGTTTAAATATATCGGTTTTAATGTGGTGGTCTGTGTGTTTCAGGCTGATCTTCTGTTTCTGTCTGAGGTTCAGGTGCTCTATGACATCTCAACTCTGGTGAGTTTCTCTGTCTGCTCGGAGTTGATACGCTTTATGACAGTTTGCCCCATATTAATCAGCCGTGCAAGATTTTATAGGttgattttagtttaaaatccttttatttgttatttttaatctaGCTTTAATGTTTGCACCTGCTTGATTGTCTCATGTagttcataaatatataaaataaaaatattaacttagttttttctacttatttctGCAGATTAAATTACTGTGGCAACTTTCAAAACATAaagagaattttctttttttcactgaTAATTTATACTGTATTCATTGtat encodes the following:
- the atp6ap2 gene encoding renin receptor produces the protein MNRTIMNTVFAFLCVLSGVLGDSLTVLRSPQYVTFRDGQWRISGEKIPDLVALTMGFSIREDLDWPGLAAGSLFQRPRANALIVVRGLDSLDFPKNISSYPVENPVPFTLDSVANTVHTLFADSTPVVLQLAPSEERLYMMGMANTVFEDLPVTLQQIRGRLSQDGSVLTSLPLISLSRNNEADLLFLSEVQVLYDISTLLQKHKHLAKDPAPDLYSLELAGLEEIVRRYGTDSPQFIDATRILTSALQKFADDVANVYANNAVVEVVTVKTFETPLTRKSRSILESKPISNPGSPYNLAYKYDYDYAVIFNIVLWLMIVLALAVIVISYNLWNMDPGYDSIIYRMTNQKIRMD